The Vidua macroura isolate BioBank_ID:100142 chromosome 4, ASM2450914v1, whole genome shotgun sequence genome window below encodes:
- the FBXL5 gene encoding F-box/LRR-repeat protein 5 isoform X2: MLAPPFAPPGARLHGENMAPFPEEVDVFSAPHWRMKQLVGLYCDKLSKTNFSNNNDFRALLQSLYATFKEFKMHEQIENECIIGLLQQRSRTVYNVHSDNKLSEMLSLFEKGLKNVKNEYEQLNYAKQLKERLEAFTRDFLPHMKEEEEVFQPMLMEYFTYEELKDIKKKVIAQHCSQKEAAEFRGLSKWNQAEELQKVFKYSVDEKADQETEVTGHTTNITNLPPEVMVTIFSYLNPQELCQCSQVSTEWSQLAKTGSLWKHLYPVRWARGDWYSGPAADTETEPDEEWVKNRKDESRAFQEWDEDADIDESEEAAEDSLAINIAQMEKRLLHGLIHHVLPLVGSSVKTLVLAYSSAVSGKMVRQILELCPNLEYLDLTQTDISDSVFESWCSVGCCQNLRHLDLSGCEKITDVAIERISRALGIISTHHTRGILKSCRNRNTKTWWKNREITLQSNQKYNGLHEISNEKLIQGGNGEQHWTKPDGSENFSSAYVWMLDADDLADIEDAAEWRHRNVEGFCLMEPTSHINCSALCYSRDIYGLRTRGWQQHCASTDLIYCGHSFCCAGTALRTIRALPESSALCKNPIRTKQSEKKDSAYSGSEKTEEETARVLQFLSLSGCYQITDRALRALTLGGGLPHLEHLNLSGCLTVTGAGLQELVSACPSLKDEHFYYCDNINGPHAETASGCQNLQCGFRACCRSGE; encoded by the exons cTTTCCAAGACCAACTTCTCCAACAACAATGATTTTCGAGCTCTGCTGCAATCTCTTTATGCTACATTCAAGGAATTTAAAATGCACGAGCAGATTGAAAATGAGTGTATCATTGGTTTGCTTCAGCAGCGTAGCCGGACAGTGTACAATGTGCACTCGGACAACAAACTCTCAGAGATGCTTAGCCTTTTTGAGAAAGGGCTAAAGAATGTAAAG AATGAATATGAACAGCTAAACTATGCGAAACAGCTGAAGGAGAGATTGGAAGCCTTTACCAGGGATTTCCTTCCTCATatgaaagaggaagaggag GTTTTTCAGCCAATGTTGATGGAATACTTCACTTATGAAGAGCTGaaagatattaagaagaaagtaattgcacagcactgctcacagAAAGAGGCTGCAGAATTCAGAGGTCTCAGTAAGTGGAATCAAGCAGAAGAGCTTCAGAAGGTCTTTAAGTATTCTGTGGATGAGAAGGCAGATCAAG aaacCGAAGTAACAGGGCACACCACAAATATTACTAATCTCCCTCCTGAAGTAATGGTGACCATTTTCAGTTACCTTAACCCCCAAGAGTTATGTCAGTGTAGTCAAGTAAGCACTGAATGGTCACAGTTGGCTAAAACTGGATCTCTGTGGAAACATCTTTACCCTGTTCGCTGGGCCAGAG GTGATTGGTATAGTGGTCCTGCAGCAGATACTGAGACCGAACCTGATGAGGAATgggtgaaaaatagaaaagatgaAAGTCGTGCTTTCCAGGAATGGGATGAAGATGCTGACATAGATGAATCTG AAGAAGCAGCTGAAGATTCACTTGCCATTAATATAGCACAAATGGAAAAGCGTTTACTTCATGGCCTAATTCATCATGTCCTCCCGCTTGTAGGCTCCTCAGTGAAGACATTGGTATTGGCCTACAGTTCTGCAGTGTCCGGCAAAATG gtTAGACAGATCTTGGAGCTTTGCCCCAACTTGGAATATTTGGATCTCACTCAAACCGATATTTCAGACTCTGTATTTGAAAG CTGGTGTTCAGTTGGCTGTTGTCAAAATCTACGCCACCTTGATCTGTCTGGATGTGAAAAAATTACAGATGTGGCTATAGAGAGGATTTCCAGAGCACTGGGTATCATATCAACTCATCATACCAGAGGTATtctgaaaagctgcaggaacaggaacaCTAAGACTTGGTGGAAAAACAGAGAGATTACTCTGCAGTCCAACCAGAAGTATAATGGTTTGCATGAAATCAGCAATGAAAAACTCATTCAGGGAGGAAATGGTGAGCAGCACTGGACTAAACCTGACGGCTCAGAAAACTTCAGTTCTGCTTATGTGTGGATGCTAGATGCAGATGATTTAGCTGACATTGAAGATGCTGCAGAGTGGAGACACAGAAATGTTGAAGGATTTTGTCTTATGGAACCAACATCCCATATTAATTGTTCTGCATTGTGCTACAGTAGAGACATTTATGGGTTAAGGACTAgagggtggcagcagcactgtgctTCTACTGACTTGATTTACTGCGGTCACTCATTTTgttgtgctggcacagcactaAGAACTATTCGAGCACTTCCAGAGTCCTCTGCACTGTGTAAAAATCCAATAAGGACTAAGCAGTCAGAGAAAAAAGACTCTGCATACTCTGGGAGtgaaaaaacagaggaagagaCTGCACGAGTTCTTCAGTTTCTCAGTCTGTCAGGCTGTTACCAGATAACAGACCGTGCTCTCAG GGCATTGACTCTGGGAGGAGGACTGCCGCATTTGGAACACCTGAACCTCTCGGGGTGTCTCACTGTAACTGGTGCAGGCCTGCAGGAGTTAGTTTCTGCATGTCCCTCTCTAAAAGATGAACACTTTTACTACTGTGACAACATTAACG GTCCTCATGCTGAAACCGCCAGTGGATGCCAGAATTTGCAGTGTGGTTTTCGGGCCTGCTGCCGCTCTGGCGAATGA
- the FBXL5 gene encoding F-box/LRR-repeat protein 5 isoform X1, with amino-acid sequence MLAPPFAPPGARLHGENMAPFPEEVDVFSAPHWRMKQLVGLYCDKLSKTNFSNNNDFRALLQSLYATFKEFKMHEQIENECIIGLLQQRSRTVYNVHSDNKLSEMLSLFEKGLKNVKNEYEQLNYAKQLKERLEAFTRDFLPHMKEEEEVFQPMLMEYFTYEELKDIKKKVIAQHCSQKEAAEFRGLSKWNQAEELQKVFKYSVDEKADQETEVTGHTTNITNLPPEVMVTIFSYLNPQELCQCSQVSTEWSQLAKTGSLWKHLYPVRWARGDWYSGPAADTETEPDEEWVKNRKDESRAFQEWDEDADIDESEEAAEDSLAINIAQMEKRLLHGLIHHVLPLVGSSVKTLVLAYSSAVSGKMVRQILELCPNLEYLDLTQTDISDSVFESWCSVGCCQNLRHLDLSGCEKITDVAIERISRALGIISTHHTRGILKSCRNRNTKTWWKNREITLQSNQKYNGLHEISNEKLIQGGNGEQHWTKPDGSENFSSAYVWMLDADDLADIEDAAEWRHRNVEGFCLMEPTSHINCSALCYSRDIYGLRTRGWQQHCASTDLIYCGHSFCCAGTALRTIRALPESSALCKNPIRTKQSEKKDSAYSGSEKTEEETARVLQFLSLSGCYQITDRALRALTLGGGLPHLEHLNLSGCLTVTGAGLQELVSACPSLKDEHFYYCDNINAAAKKSHQCYHRQGGENKIEGAVLGPGSLGALSCGALHAGLVSPS; translated from the exons cTTTCCAAGACCAACTTCTCCAACAACAATGATTTTCGAGCTCTGCTGCAATCTCTTTATGCTACATTCAAGGAATTTAAAATGCACGAGCAGATTGAAAATGAGTGTATCATTGGTTTGCTTCAGCAGCGTAGCCGGACAGTGTACAATGTGCACTCGGACAACAAACTCTCAGAGATGCTTAGCCTTTTTGAGAAAGGGCTAAAGAATGTAAAG AATGAATATGAACAGCTAAACTATGCGAAACAGCTGAAGGAGAGATTGGAAGCCTTTACCAGGGATTTCCTTCCTCATatgaaagaggaagaggag GTTTTTCAGCCAATGTTGATGGAATACTTCACTTATGAAGAGCTGaaagatattaagaagaaagtaattgcacagcactgctcacagAAAGAGGCTGCAGAATTCAGAGGTCTCAGTAAGTGGAATCAAGCAGAAGAGCTTCAGAAGGTCTTTAAGTATTCTGTGGATGAGAAGGCAGATCAAG aaacCGAAGTAACAGGGCACACCACAAATATTACTAATCTCCCTCCTGAAGTAATGGTGACCATTTTCAGTTACCTTAACCCCCAAGAGTTATGTCAGTGTAGTCAAGTAAGCACTGAATGGTCACAGTTGGCTAAAACTGGATCTCTGTGGAAACATCTTTACCCTGTTCGCTGGGCCAGAG GTGATTGGTATAGTGGTCCTGCAGCAGATACTGAGACCGAACCTGATGAGGAATgggtgaaaaatagaaaagatgaAAGTCGTGCTTTCCAGGAATGGGATGAAGATGCTGACATAGATGAATCTG AAGAAGCAGCTGAAGATTCACTTGCCATTAATATAGCACAAATGGAAAAGCGTTTACTTCATGGCCTAATTCATCATGTCCTCCCGCTTGTAGGCTCCTCAGTGAAGACATTGGTATTGGCCTACAGTTCTGCAGTGTCCGGCAAAATG gtTAGACAGATCTTGGAGCTTTGCCCCAACTTGGAATATTTGGATCTCACTCAAACCGATATTTCAGACTCTGTATTTGAAAG CTGGTGTTCAGTTGGCTGTTGTCAAAATCTACGCCACCTTGATCTGTCTGGATGTGAAAAAATTACAGATGTGGCTATAGAGAGGATTTCCAGAGCACTGGGTATCATATCAACTCATCATACCAGAGGTATtctgaaaagctgcaggaacaggaacaCTAAGACTTGGTGGAAAAACAGAGAGATTACTCTGCAGTCCAACCAGAAGTATAATGGTTTGCATGAAATCAGCAATGAAAAACTCATTCAGGGAGGAAATGGTGAGCAGCACTGGACTAAACCTGACGGCTCAGAAAACTTCAGTTCTGCTTATGTGTGGATGCTAGATGCAGATGATTTAGCTGACATTGAAGATGCTGCAGAGTGGAGACACAGAAATGTTGAAGGATTTTGTCTTATGGAACCAACATCCCATATTAATTGTTCTGCATTGTGCTACAGTAGAGACATTTATGGGTTAAGGACTAgagggtggcagcagcactgtgctTCTACTGACTTGATTTACTGCGGTCACTCATTTTgttgtgctggcacagcactaAGAACTATTCGAGCACTTCCAGAGTCCTCTGCACTGTGTAAAAATCCAATAAGGACTAAGCAGTCAGAGAAAAAAGACTCTGCATACTCTGGGAGtgaaaaaacagaggaagagaCTGCACGAGTTCTTCAGTTTCTCAGTCTGTCAGGCTGTTACCAGATAACAGACCGTGCTCTCAG GGCATTGACTCTGGGAGGAGGACTGCCGCATTTGGAACACCTGAACCTCTCGGGGTGTCTCACTGTAACTGGTGCAGGCCTGCAGGAGTTAGTTTCTGCATGTCCCTCTCTAAAAGATGAACACTTTTACTACTGTGACAACATTAACG cagcagccaaaaaaagCCACCAATGTTACCATCGTCAGGGTGGTGAGAACAAGATAGAGGGTGCTGTGCTTGGTCCTGGAAGCCTTGGGGCACTCTCATGTGGAGCACTGCATGCGGGTTTGGTCTCCCCATCCTGA
- the FBXL5 gene encoding F-box/LRR-repeat protein 5 isoform X3, producing the protein MHEQIENECIIGLLQQRSRTVYNVHSDNKLSEMLSLFEKGLKNVKNEYEQLNYAKQLKERLEAFTRDFLPHMKEEEEVFQPMLMEYFTYEELKDIKKKVIAQHCSQKEAAEFRGLSKWNQAEELQKVFKYSVDEKADQETEVTGHTTNITNLPPEVMVTIFSYLNPQELCQCSQVSTEWSQLAKTGSLWKHLYPVRWARGDWYSGPAADTETEPDEEWVKNRKDESRAFQEWDEDADIDESEEAAEDSLAINIAQMEKRLLHGLIHHVLPLVGSSVKTLVLAYSSAVSGKMVRQILELCPNLEYLDLTQTDISDSVFESWCSVGCCQNLRHLDLSGCEKITDVAIERISRALGIISTHHTRGILKSCRNRNTKTWWKNREITLQSNQKYNGLHEISNEKLIQGGNGEQHWTKPDGSENFSSAYVWMLDADDLADIEDAAEWRHRNVEGFCLMEPTSHINCSALCYSRDIYGLRTRGWQQHCASTDLIYCGHSFCCAGTALRTIRALPESSALCKNPIRTKQSEKKDSAYSGSEKTEEETARVLQFLSLSGCYQITDRALRALTLGGGLPHLEHLNLSGCLTVTGAGLQELVSACPSLKDEHFYYCDNINAAAKKSHQCYHRQGGENKIEGAVLGPGSLGALSCGALHAGLVSPS; encoded by the exons ATGCACGAGCAGATTGAAAATGAGTGTATCATTGGTTTGCTTCAGCAGCGTAGCCGGACAGTGTACAATGTGCACTCGGACAACAAACTCTCAGAGATGCTTAGCCTTTTTGAGAAAGGGCTAAAGAATGTAAAG AATGAATATGAACAGCTAAACTATGCGAAACAGCTGAAGGAGAGATTGGAAGCCTTTACCAGGGATTTCCTTCCTCATatgaaagaggaagaggag GTTTTTCAGCCAATGTTGATGGAATACTTCACTTATGAAGAGCTGaaagatattaagaagaaagtaattgcacagcactgctcacagAAAGAGGCTGCAGAATTCAGAGGTCTCAGTAAGTGGAATCAAGCAGAAGAGCTTCAGAAGGTCTTTAAGTATTCTGTGGATGAGAAGGCAGATCAAG aaacCGAAGTAACAGGGCACACCACAAATATTACTAATCTCCCTCCTGAAGTAATGGTGACCATTTTCAGTTACCTTAACCCCCAAGAGTTATGTCAGTGTAGTCAAGTAAGCACTGAATGGTCACAGTTGGCTAAAACTGGATCTCTGTGGAAACATCTTTACCCTGTTCGCTGGGCCAGAG GTGATTGGTATAGTGGTCCTGCAGCAGATACTGAGACCGAACCTGATGAGGAATgggtgaaaaatagaaaagatgaAAGTCGTGCTTTCCAGGAATGGGATGAAGATGCTGACATAGATGAATCTG AAGAAGCAGCTGAAGATTCACTTGCCATTAATATAGCACAAATGGAAAAGCGTTTACTTCATGGCCTAATTCATCATGTCCTCCCGCTTGTAGGCTCCTCAGTGAAGACATTGGTATTGGCCTACAGTTCTGCAGTGTCCGGCAAAATG gtTAGACAGATCTTGGAGCTTTGCCCCAACTTGGAATATTTGGATCTCACTCAAACCGATATTTCAGACTCTGTATTTGAAAG CTGGTGTTCAGTTGGCTGTTGTCAAAATCTACGCCACCTTGATCTGTCTGGATGTGAAAAAATTACAGATGTGGCTATAGAGAGGATTTCCAGAGCACTGGGTATCATATCAACTCATCATACCAGAGGTATtctgaaaagctgcaggaacaggaacaCTAAGACTTGGTGGAAAAACAGAGAGATTACTCTGCAGTCCAACCAGAAGTATAATGGTTTGCATGAAATCAGCAATGAAAAACTCATTCAGGGAGGAAATGGTGAGCAGCACTGGACTAAACCTGACGGCTCAGAAAACTTCAGTTCTGCTTATGTGTGGATGCTAGATGCAGATGATTTAGCTGACATTGAAGATGCTGCAGAGTGGAGACACAGAAATGTTGAAGGATTTTGTCTTATGGAACCAACATCCCATATTAATTGTTCTGCATTGTGCTACAGTAGAGACATTTATGGGTTAAGGACTAgagggtggcagcagcactgtgctTCTACTGACTTGATTTACTGCGGTCACTCATTTTgttgtgctggcacagcactaAGAACTATTCGAGCACTTCCAGAGTCCTCTGCACTGTGTAAAAATCCAATAAGGACTAAGCAGTCAGAGAAAAAAGACTCTGCATACTCTGGGAGtgaaaaaacagaggaagagaCTGCACGAGTTCTTCAGTTTCTCAGTCTGTCAGGCTGTTACCAGATAACAGACCGTGCTCTCAG GGCATTGACTCTGGGAGGAGGACTGCCGCATTTGGAACACCTGAACCTCTCGGGGTGTCTCACTGTAACTGGTGCAGGCCTGCAGGAGTTAGTTTCTGCATGTCCCTCTCTAAAAGATGAACACTTTTACTACTGTGACAACATTAACG cagcagccaaaaaaagCCACCAATGTTACCATCGTCAGGGTGGTGAGAACAAGATAGAGGGTGCTGTGCTTGGTCCTGGAAGCCTTGGGGCACTCTCATGTGGAGCACTGCATGCGGGTTTGGTCTCCCCATCCTGA